A single region of the Oreochromis niloticus isolate F11D_XX linkage group LG19, O_niloticus_UMD_NMBU, whole genome shotgun sequence genome encodes:
- the pank2 gene encoding pantothenate kinase 2, mitochondrial, giving the protein MAFNGHQRDDDDIIDENETPSKQPRSDKEMPVHFRNEPNSESATTAGRATSDRRTSQSATRHRHDSVKKTRPPFPWFGMDIGGTLVKLVYFEPKDITAEEEQEEVENLKSIRRYLTSNTAYGKTGIRDVHLELQDLTLCGRKGNLHFIRFPTHDLPAFLQMGRDKHFSSLHTTLCATGGGAYKFESDFRMMADLELHKLDELDCLIRGVLYLDSVMSSGPSECYYFENPADPDHCVQKPCTLENPYPLLLVNIGSGVSILAVYSEDNYKRVTGTSLGGGTFLGLCCLLTGCSTFEEALEMASQGESTRVDKLVRDIYGGDYERFGLPGWAVASSFGNMMSKEKRESVSKEDLARATLVTITNNIGSITRMCALNENIETVLFVGNFLRVNTLSMKLLAYAMDYWSKGQLKALFLRHEGYFGAVGALLELLHPS; this is encoded by the exons ATGGCGTTCAATGGCCACCAGCGAGACGACGATGATATTATTGACGAAAACGAAACGCCCTCGAAGCAGCCGCGGTCCGACAAGGAGATGCCCGTTCATTTTAGAAACGAGCCCAACAGTGAGAGTGCCACTACCGCAGGAAGGGCCACATCCGACCGGCGGACTTCCCAGTCGGCGACGAGGCATCGACATGACTCTGTGAAGAAAACGAGGCCGC CATTCCCCTGGTTTGGGATGGACATCGGAGGTACTCTGGTGAAACTCGTTTACTTTGAGCCCAAAGACATCACAGCGGAAGAGGAGCAGGAAGAGGTGGAGAATCTGAAGAGCATCCGGCGCTACCTGACCTCCAACACCGCCTATGGCAAGACTGGCATCAGGGACGTTCACCTGGAGCTGCAGGACCTGACGCTGTGCGGCAGGAAGGGCAACCTGCACTTTATTCGCTTTCCCACGCACGACCTCCCAGCCTTCCTGCAGATGGGCCGCGACAAGCACTTCTCCAGCCTTCACACCACCCTGTGCGCCACCGGAGGAGGGGCGTACAAGTTTGAGTCTGATTTCCGTATG ATGGCTGACCTGGAGCTTCACAAGCTGGATGAGCTGGACTGCTTGATTCGGGGGGTGCTGTACCTCGACTCGGTGATGTCTAGCGGTCCCTCAGAGTGTTACTACTTTGAAAATCCTGCAGACCCAGACCACTGTGTCCAGAAGCCCTGTACACTGGAGAATCCTTATCCTCTGCTGCTGGTCAATATAGGGTCTGGGGTCAGTATCCTGGCAGTCTACTCTGAGGACAACTACAAACGAGTCACTGGGACCAG CCTTGGTGGTGGGACCTTCCTTGGCCTGTGTTGCCTGCTGACCGGCTGCTCTACATTTGAGgaagccttagaaatggcttctCAGGGGGAGAGCACGCGTGTGGACAAGCTGGTGCGAGACATTTATGGAGGGGACTATGAGAGGTTTGGGTTGCCAGGCTGGGCTGTGGCCTCAAG TTTTGGCAACATGATGTCTAAAGAAAAGAGGGAGTCTGTTTCTAAAGAGGACCTGGCCAGGGCAACACTGGTCACCATCACCAATAACATCGGCTCCATCACCAGAATGTGTGCTCTGAATGAG AACATTGAGACTGTGTTGTTTGTTGGGAACTTCCTAAGAGTGAACACCCTCTCTATGAAGCTGTTGGCTTATGCCATGGACTACTGGTCTAAAGGTCAGCTCAAGGCACTTTTCCTTCGCCATGAG ggTTACTTTGGTGCAGTTGGAGCCCTGTTAGAGCTTCTGCATCCGTCCTAA
- the mavs gene encoding mitochondrial antiviral-signaling protein, producing MSFACDKLYNGYIRRNMAIIVSKVKPREIMMHLPCLTAHDRDVIEAKTETSGHYNGMMLLLDCLKRRENWPEQFIEALEACEQRTIAADIRAEYNALTDVNNSNPSSSPASVVTAHVHPAPSAGHLPIPESDDNSRDALAPPAVAPAAPSAPPAPPEPAIQAPPSPKIPTPPQTPQSAADPGPKVVSPPEPVPEPPKSTQIEVAHPPSTPPASPKTTHIQVTSTEGDINFRKEPEENSESDIQNIAADAGAHMGSGDGAISVNRETTPPPPHPVEQHEADPLKSTTTKKNKEPENPPEAQINSDVTDGPSFYTRTPEKPPVQDSTPRLNKKPDAVSQPEEISGPPSTQIVKTAAEASPRPGTPVMEAFLNDDVCLSKPGQLVSIQPQNQPSPTILASSSEPQPYSGNTERLEISEAPPDDVSSVDSTVTKVTPLPCQETGFANLNHNEPEENQYESPCQSFETQELVIHASGEPSIPNLDINGETAKEISSAPPSFTHADSGSLNATFKAGEEPAGTSAPWTTLSQSPNAKYILAAAGVGACAMLMAWRFNK from the exons ATGTCGTTCGCCTGTGACAAACTGTACAATGGATACATACGGCGGAATATGGCAATCATCGTTTCCAAGGTGAAACCGAGAGAAATAATGATGCATCTGCCTTGCCTGACTGCTCACGACAGG GACGTCATTGAGGCAAAAACTGAGACAAGTGGGCATTATAATGGCATGATGCTTCTTTTGGACTGcctgaaaagaagagaaaactggCCCGAGCAGTTCATTGAGGCGCTTGAGGCATGTGAGCAGAGAACCATTGCAGCTGACATCAGAGCAGAATACAACGCTCTGACAGATGTTAACA ATTCCAACCCCAGCTCCTCTCCAGCGTCTGTTGTCACGGCACACGTCCACCCGGCACCATCTGCCGGTCATCTGCCCATTCCAGAGAGTGATGATAACAGTCGAGATGCTCTAGCTCCGCCAGCTGTAGCTCCTGCAGCTCCTTCAGCTCCTCCAGCTCCCCCAGAGCCAGCTATCCAGGCCCCACCCTCTCCGAAAATTCCAACACCGCCACAAACCCCCCAGAGTGCAGCAGACCCAGGTCCCAAAGTGGTTTCCCCACCTGAGCCTGTCCCTGAGCCTCCAAAGTCAACACAGATTGAAGTGGCACATCCTCCATCAACACCTCCTGCTTCCCCCAAGACCACACACATTCAGGTGACATCCACAGAGGGAGATATTAATTTTCGCAAGGAGCCAGAGGAAAACTCTGAATCAGATATCCAAAATATTGCTGCTGATGCTGGAGCTCACATGGGCTCCGGAGATGGTGCCATTTCTGTTAACAGGGAAAccactcctccaccaccacatCCAGTTGAACAGCATGAAGCAGATCCTCTCAAAAGCACGACTACCAAAAAGAACAAGGAGCCAGAGAATCCACCTGAAGCCCAGATCAACTCTGATGTGACTGATGGACCCTCTTTCTACACAAGGACCCCAGAGAAGCCTCCAGTCCAGGACAGCACCCCTCGATTAAACAAAAAACCTGATGCTGTCTCACAGCCTGAAGAGATTTCTGGGCCTCCTTCTACACAG ATTGTTAAAACTGCAGCTGAAGCCTCCCCCAGGCCTGGTACTCCAGTGATGGAGGCCTTTCTTAATGATGATGTTTGTTTGAGCAAGCCAGGGCAACTCGTCAGCATCCAACCGCAAAATCAACCCAGTCCTACTATCCTCGCATCCAGCTCAGAGCCGCAGCCCTACTCGGGCAACACTGAGCGTCTGGAAATAAGTGAAGCTCCACCGGATGACGTGTCCTCTGTCGACTCCACAGTTACTAAAGTCACGCCACTGCCATGCCAGGAGACCGGCTTCGCTAATCTCAACCATAACGAACCTGAGGAGAACCAGTATGAGTCGCCGTGTCAAAGCTTTGAAACACAGGAGCTGGTGATACATGCGTCCGGTGAGCCATCTATCCCTAACCTAGACATCAATGGTGAAACGGCCAAAGAAATCTCCTCGGCACCACCGTCGTTCACTCATGCTGATTCTGGAAGTTTAAACGCCACCTTCAAAGCAGGAGAAGAGCCAGCAGGTACTTCAGCTCCGTGGACCACTCTCAGCCAATCACCTAATGCAAAGTACATTCTGGCCGCTGCAGGAGTGGGTGCCTGTGCAATGCTGATGGCGTGGAGGTTTAACAAATAA